A genomic window from Bubalus bubalis isolate 160015118507 breed Murrah chromosome 13, NDDB_SH_1, whole genome shotgun sequence includes:
- the ZIC2 gene encoding zinc finger protein ZIC 2, with amino-acid sequence MLLDAGPQFPAIGVGSFARHHHHSAAAAAAAAAEMQDRELSLAAAQNGFVDSAAAHMGAFKLNPGAHELSPGQSSAFTSQGPGAYPGSAAAAAAAAALGPHAAHVGSYSGPPFNSTRDFLFRSRGFGDSAPGGGQHGLFGPGAGGLHHAHSDAQGHLLFPGLPEQHGPHGSQNVLNGQMRLGLPGEVFGRSEQYRQVASPRTDPYSAAQLHNQYGPMNMNMGMNMAAAAAHHHHHHHHPGAFFRYMRQQCIKQELICKWIDPEQLSNPKKSCNKTFSTMHELVTHVSVEHVGGPEQSNHVCFWEECPREGKPFKAKYKLVNHIRVHTGEKPFPCPFPGCGKVFARSENLKIHKRTHTGEKPFQCEFEGCDRRFANSSDRKKHMHVHTSDKPYLCKMCDKSYTHPSSLRKHMKVHESSPQGSESSPAASSGYESSTPPGLVSPSAEPQSSSTLSPAAAAAAAAAAAAAAVSAVHRSGGAGGSSGGGGGGGGGGGAGGGGGGSGGGSGTAGGHGGLSSNFNEWYV; translated from the exons ATGCTCCTGGACGCGGGGCCGCAGTTCCCGGCCATCGGGGTGGGCAGCTTCGCGCGCCACCATCACCACTCGGCTGCGGCGGCGGCCGCCGCGGCCGCGGAGATGCAAGACCGCGAACTGAGCCTGGCGGCGGCGCAGAACGGCTTCGTGGACTCAGCGGCTGCTCACATGGGCGCCTTCAAGCTCAACCCTGGGGCGCACGAGTTGTCCCCGGGCCAGAGCTCGGCGTTCACGTCGCAGGGCCCCGGCGCCTACCCCGGGTCTGCAGCGGCCGCCGCGGCAGCTGCCGCGCTCGGGCCGCACGCCGCGCATGTCGGCTCCTACTCCGGGCCGCCCTTTAACTCCACCCGGGACTTCCTGTTCCGCAGCCGCGGCTTTGGCGACTCGGCGCCCGGCGGCGGGCAGCACGGGCTGTTCGGGCCGGGGGCCGGCGGCCTGCACCACGCGCACTCGGACGCGCAGGGCCACCTCCTCTTCCCCGGCCTCCCGGAGCAGCACGGGCCGCACGGCTCGCAGAATGTGCTCAATGGGCAGATGCGCCTCGGGCTGCCCGGCGAGGTGTTCGGGCGCTCGGAGCAGTACCGCCAGGTGGCCAGCCCGCGGACCGACCCCTACTCGGCGGCGCAGCTCCACAACCAGTACGGCCCCATGAATATGAACATGGGGATGAACATGGCAGCGGCCGCggcccaccatcaccaccaccaccatcaccctggtGCCTTTTTCCGCTACATGCGGCAGCAGTGCATCAAGCAAGAGCTCATCTGCAAGTGGATCGACCCCGAGCAGCTGAGCAACCCGAAGAAGAGCTGCAACAAAACTTTCAGCACCATGCACGAGCTGGTGACCCACGTCTCGGTGGAGCATGTCGGCGGCCCGGAGCAGAGCAACCACGTCTGCTTCTGGGAGGAGTGTCCGCGCGAGGGCAAACCTTTCAAGGCCAAATACAAACTGGTCAACCATATCCGCGTGCACACCGGCGAGAAGCCTTTCCCCTGCCCCTTCCCGGGCTGCGGCAAGGTCTTCGCGCGCTCTGAGAACCTCAAGATCCACAAAAGGACCCACACAG GGGAGAAGCCCTTCCAGTGTGAGTTCGAGGGCTGTGACCGGCGCTTCGCCAACAGTAGCGACAGGAAGAAGCACATGCACGTGCACACCTCGGATAAGCCCTATCTGTGCAAGATGTGTGACAAGTCGTACACGCACCCCAGCTCTCTGCGGAAACACATGAAG GTCCATGAGTCCTCCCCGCAGGGCTCCGAGTCGTCCCCGGCCGCCAGCTCCGGCTACGAGTCGTCCACGCCCCCCGGGCTGGTGTCGCCCAGCGCCGAGCCCCAGAGCAGTTCCACCCTCtccccggcggcggcggctgctgcagcagcggctgcggcggcggcggccgtaTCCGCGGTGCACCGGAGTGGAGGCGCGGGCGGCAGCTCCGGTGGAGgaggcgggggcggcggcggcggcggggcgggcgggggcggcggcggctccGGCGGGGGCAGCGGGACGGCCGGGGGCCACGGCGGCCTGTCCTCCAACTTCAATGAATGGTACGTGTGA